The genomic stretch ATTAAAGACAAGTGAGAACTTGTCTTTTTTGTTTTGTGCTATAATATGGGTATATGGTAGAGAAGACGATACTAGTCCATATCTGCATGTTCCTTTTGTTGATAGAAAGAGAGGTGCTAAATGAAAAAAATTAAAAATTTGAAAGCAATAGAGTCAATTAGTGGAATAGTTGCTATTTTGCAATTTGGAAGCTATGGAACTGATGACTGGATTGAAGGAAGAAGTGACATAGATTTTTTAGTATTGATGGCACCTAGATTTGAATATGAAGAAACACTTGATATAGAAGACGATTTAGAAACATTGCTAATGGATTATTATGATTATGACGATATTCATATTAGCTTTGTGTTGTACAAAGATTATGGATCGAAATATGCAAGGATATTGACTGATAGTGATCAAACTTTCATAATTGATGATAAAAATTGGTTTGATTTTCAACACTATGTATTTAAATACGCAAGGATTAATAATAATTTTGAACAAAGACTTATTGAAGATGAAAAGTATACTTATTTCGGGAGGGATGTTGATGACGCCCTATTATAAATACAAGAAGGAAAAATTTTACGAAAAATACAAATCGGCAAGTGATACATTAGATGATTTAAAACTTTCCTTGAAAAAATATGAAGATAGTCCAGATAGAATAATTCGCAGAGCTATATTTGCTTTTTTTCAAGATTTTTGCGAGTATATAGTGGATATGTGTGAGACATACATTGTAATAAATAATGGGAAAATAGATAGTAAAACATCTGCAATAAAACTAATAAGTCAGGCTTATGAGATGGGATTTTTTGAAGATGAATTGAAAAAAGATTTAAGTAAATGCGTAAAACTTAGAAATCGATA from Tissierellales bacterium encodes the following:
- a CDS encoding nucleotidyltransferase domain-containing protein: MKKIKNLKAIESISGIVAILQFGSYGTDDWIEGRSDIDFLVLMAPRFEYEETLDIEDDLETLLMDYYDYDDIHISFVLYKDYGSKYARILTDSDQTFIIDDKNWFDFQHYVFKYARINNNFEQRLIEDEKYTYFGRDVDDALL
- a CDS encoding DUF86 domain-containing protein; the encoded protein is MTPYYKYKKEKFYEKYKSASDTLDDLKLSLKKYEDSPDRIIRRAIFAFFQDFCEYIVDMCETYIVINNGKIDSKTSAIKLISQAYEMGFFEDELKKDLSKCVKLRNRYTHDYYKREDSEELIEKFCYTSIIHLDIFLETSKDKVILRYKMRG